The segment ACGGGACCACGCACGACATCGTGCGCGAGGCCGACACCTACGACGGTGCGGGCAACCTCGTGCGCCAGGTATCCGGTGGCGGCAAGACGACCAGCACGTACGCAGTGGATGCCACCAGCCGTACGACGAGCAGCGTGCTGGACCCCAGCGGCCTGGCCCGCAAGACGACCTACACCTACGACAACGACAACCGGGTCACTCAGGAAGTCGCGTCCGTCGACAGCACCACGAACCTCACCACCTCGTCCCTCTACGACGCGGCCGGCAACCGAACCAAGCAGACCCTGACCGACGGATCCGACGCACGCGTCACCAGCAGCACCTATGACCAGCGCGGTCTGGTCACCTCGACGGTCTCCCCACGCGGGAATGTCTCCGGCGCCACGGCTGCCGACTTCACCACGACCTACCGCTACGACGAGCTCGGGCGCCCGGTGCAGCAGACCTCGCCCGCCGTCTCCACCGAGTCCGGCGGCAACACGGCCGTCACGGCCCACCCCGCCACCCTGACCGGCTACAACGCCTTCGGTGAGGCGACGCAGATCCGGGACGCGAACGGCAACATCAGCCGCGTCACGTTCGACCGCCTCGGCCGCACGGTCACCACGACCCTGCCGAGCTACACCGCTCCCGGCAGCAGCACGGCCATCACGGCAACCTCCTCCGCCACCTACGACTCGCTCGGCCGGACCACTTCCACGACGGATCCCGTCGGCCGCACCACCAGCTACAGCTACGACCAGTTCGGCAATCTCACCGCCCAGTCGGTCCCGACCACCGAGACCGCCAACCTGATCCCCGGCGTGGTGGCCGACCCCGCCACGCGCTCCACCTGGACCCCGACCGGTCTCCAGCTCTCCGCGACCACTCCGACCGGTGCCCGCACCGAAGCCACCTACGACCAGCTGGGCCGTCAGCTCACCGCCACCACCGTCGAGCGCTACCCGGCAACCCAGAACCTCACCAGCCGCTACACCTGGGACGACGCGGACAACCAGACCGCCTCAAGCACGCCCGTCACCGGTGGGACCACAACGGCCGTCTACAACACGGCCAATGAAACGACATCGGTCACCGACCCGCTGTCCCGGACCACCAGGACCGACTACGACGGCCTGGGCCGCGCGATCAAAACCACCCAGCCGCTGGGCGACTACACCACCACGTCGTACAACCCGCTCGGCCAGCCGCTCGCCGTGAGCGACTACTCGGCGGCCGGCACCAAGCTGCGCTCCACCTCCGCGACCTACAACGCCAACGGGGACATCGCCACAGCCACCGATGCCACCACCGCCGTGACCTCGTTCACCTACAACGCGCTGGGCCTGCTGACGGCGGAGGTCGAGCCGGTCACCGCCAGCACCTCCATCACCACCAGCTTCGGTTACGACGCCGCCGGCAACCGCACCCGCCTCACCGACGGTTGCGGCAACCAGACGATCTACACCTACAACGCCTGGAACCTCGCCGAATCAACGATCGAGCCTTCCACCACGGCCTATCCGGCCCTGACCGACCGGACCTGGACCACTTCCTACGACGCCGCCGGCCAGGCCGTCACCCTCGCCGAGCCCGGCGGCATCACCCGCCAGCGCACCTACGACGTCCAGGGCAACCTCACCAAGGAAACCGGCTCCGGCACCACCGACACCACCACGGACCGCCTCCTCGGCTACGACCTCGACGGCCGCATGACCTCCGTCGGCACCAGCAATCCGCTCAGCCCCGACACGTACACCTACAACGACCGTGGCCAGACCCTCACCGCGAGCGGCTCGGGCGGCGCCTCGACGTACACGTACGACGTCGACGGCAACATGCTCACCCGCAAGGACACCGCCGGCACCACCGCCTTCACCTACAACGCGGCAGACGAACTGACCTCGGCCACCGACCCCGTCACCGGCACCGCCGTCTCTTACACCTACGACTCCAACGGCCGGGCCAAGACCGAGCAGTACGGCACCGGCGGCGCCACCCGCACCTACGGCTACGACGACCTCGGCCGCCTCACCACCGACACCACCAAGACGACCGCCGGCACCACCGTCGTATCGATGACCTACGGCTACGACCTCGCCGACCGGCTCACCTCCAAGACCACCACCGGCGTCTCCGGGGCCTCCGCCAACACCTACGTCTACGACAAGTCCGGCCGCATTACCTCCTGGACCAGCGGCACCACCACCAAGGCCTACACCTGGGACGCCGCCGGCAACCGGACCTCGGCGGCAGGCGTCACCTCCACCTACGACGCCCGCAACCGCCTCACCTCCGACGGCACCAGCACCTACACCTACACCGCCCGCGGCACCCTCAGCGGCATCACCGCCGGCGGCTCCACCCGCACCGTCCACTTCGACGCCTTCGGCCGCCTGGTCGTCGACGGCTCCACGACCTACACGTACGACTCCCTCGACCGGATGACCGCCAGGGGCACCACTGCCTACACCTACGACGGAGGCTCCAACAACCTCGTCACCGACGGCACCAGCACCTACAGCCGACTGCCGGGCGGCACCGTGCTGGCCAGCCTCACGGGCACCACGAAGCAGCTCGCAATCACCGACCAGCACTCCGACCTCGTCGCCAGCCTCACCGCCACCGGCGCCTCGATCACCAGCTCCTCCAGCTACGACCCCTTCGGCACCAAGACCTCCACCAGCGGCACGACCACCTCCCTCGGCTACCAGTCCGGCTACACCGACCCCACCACGGGCAACGTCAACATGGCCGCCCGCTGGTACCAGCCGGGGACGGGGGGCTTCGCTTCGCGGGATGACTGGCTGCTGGACCCGGCTCCTTCGGTCCAGGCGAACCGCTACACCTACGCCAACGGTAGTGCGCTGAACGGCGTCGACCCGACTGGGCACAACGCGTGTCTGTTCGGCGTTTGCGTCTCGACGAGCTACATCGACAAGGGCATCAGCGAACTCGAGCACTACGCCAACAGCGCTGGTAGTTATGCCGTCAAGGGCGGCAGCTACGGTCTTAGGTACGGCGCGAAAGTCTTCGGCGTCGTGGGTGGTGTCCTGATCGGCATCGTCTCAGACGCCACCCCGCTAGCGGACGACTCATGCTCCGCAAACTGGAGCCTCTGCGAGTCCCAGCGCCAGAACGACGACACAGTGAACAGCGGATGCATGGGCATGTCCGCCACCTGCGGTTATGTCGATCCGTACATCTACACTCCCAGCGGCGAAGACAAGACCAGATGCCGGTACAACTGTGGAAGCCATGTAGCCAAGCCTGCGACGCCTCTGATCGACCAGAATATCAATAACGGAAAGAACCCCAAGCCGGCCGTAGACCGTGACAAACCTCAGGTTGACTGGGACCCGAAGACCGGCACGTGGGTAGTCGCTGATGGCTGGGCCGCCCAGTACGGCAAGGACCAGCTCCAAGGAATGCTGGATGAAGCTGGTGCCATATTCCAGCCGGGAGACAGCGCTCAGCTTTCCGCATCCTCGGGGACAGACGATGTGGAAGCCGCCTCATCCTGCGCTGGCGCCCTGCTCGGCTACCAGTGCACAGCCAGCGGAAACCTCCTCGATCCCGAGACCGGCACTGTCTACTGCAGCCCGGCGGGCAGTTCGACCACAGGCAGTACCTGTGTACCTCTGAGGGGCAAAGCAGGCTTCTGGTCGCGGACCGACTACAATGGGCAGCGTATCTATCAGCGAGATGATCTGGTGAATCCGGGTTACGTGTCACCAGTGGATAAGTACGGTCGAAGTAATCTCAAGAGAATGAAGCAAGGGCTTGCTCCTATGGGGCCGGACGACAAGCCTCTAAACCTCCATCACATGCTCCAGACTCAGGATGGGCCGATTGCCGAGGTGACGCATTCAATGCACTTCGAGAACTATAGTCAGCTGCACTGGAAGTCAGGAACCAAGATTCCCAGTGGAATCGACCGAAATGCCTTCAATGCATGGAAAGCCCAGTACTGGAAAGATAGAGCGACAGGATTTGGCGGATGATGAACGCTGTTGACGCGAGTGAGCGACTGATCGAGCTGGTTCGCAGTAGCGATGACATCGCAAACTACGCCGATGGCTGCGACGCGGAGACGCTGGCTGCTGCAGAGCAAGAGCTGGGCGTTGCATTTCCCCCGTCGTACCGCCGTCTTATCGAGGAGTTCGGGACTTGGGACATTGCAGGCGAGGAATTCCTAGGTGTATACCGGACGCCGGCAATGGGACAAAGGCTGTTGGGTTCAGTGACGGAAACCCTGGATGCTCGGAATCGGTACGGAATGCCGTCCAGTCTGATTGCTGTAATGTTCGATGGAATGGGTGGTCTTGTCGTTTTGGATGCCTCTGAAAGGGGCCGAGATGGTGAGCATCCCGTCCTCGTCTGGCATCCTGGATCCATGGGTGATGAAACTATGGAGAGACTCGGGGAAGATTTCAGTTCCTTCGCACTCGATCTGTGCCAGCGGGCTGTGACGCGTTGGCGAGACTCCAGCTAGTTTTTCGTGGTCTGCTTCGCGCCACCTGAAGCTCTTCGGCTCATTGGGCAGTGGTGGTTACCCGCCTGGCCTGCGGGGCAGTGGTGGCCTTTCAGAGGAGGACCGCGATGACAACACAGGCAGTCTGTCTGGGAACGGGGCTGGAGTCGGTGGACCGTCTTCGACTGTGGGATGGCCGAATTCCTCCTCAAGGTCTTCCGGGCGGAGCTCGACAAGAATCAACTCGGCGATGTCGCCCTCTGGGGCAACGTCGGCCACGACTGAGTCCGGCCCCCTGAAAAATATCCCTGATTGGCAGACGGCATGCTGAGACTCTTCAGTCTGGAGCAGATTGCACCCGCTCTGTCCGGAGTACGTCCTGTGGCGCCTCGGTCTATTGACTGGGGCAAGATCAGTCGAATTCTCGGTGTTGCCCTGCCCCGCGACTACGTAGAGCTTGCCGAAGCCTACCCGGCGATCGAATTTGATGGATTCCTGTGCGTCTGGGTTCCACGTCTCGGCGGTGAGGAAGAGTTTGTGGCGGGACTCTTTGATGAATTGGAGCTCGTAGCCGAGTTGCAGGAAGAGGGGGAGGCAGAGAACTATGTTGCCCATCCGGAACCTGGGGGTCTGATTCCGTGGGGATCCAGCCTGGACGGCGATGTGTTCTATTGGTGTGTGATCGATGGAGATCCGGACGGTTGGCCGGTCGTGGCGCATGGAAGGAACGGATCTTGGTGGGAATGCCAGAGTGGTCTTATCCGGTTCCTTGTCGGGGTTGTGACACATGACGTAGATAGGGGGGAGTTGTCCGACGATGTATTGGGTGTTAATCCCAGCGTCGTGTTGCTCGGGGATTGAGTCACCACGGTCAGTGCCAATACTGCTGCCCACGGGTGCCAGCGCTCGCGACGAAGGACTTTGCTTCTATTCTGATCGATTTCTTGGGGGGGGGGTTCGTGAATCTGCGGCGACGGCTTGTGGGCATTACCGGAGTGGCGTTGCTCGGGCTGGGAGGCGTCGGTTGCTCAACCGGAGGGGGTTCCGACTCGGCACCCGAACTGGCGAGCAAGTCCCCGACGGCAACGAGGGCTTCGTCTCCGAGTGCATCCCCGGACCCGTCGGCCTCGGCCAGTGCTTCGGCCACCGTGTCTCCGTCCTCCGTACGGTCGCGGACGGCGGCGGCGCAGGGGACGAAGAGAGCCTCGGGTTCCACCAGCAGCGGGCAGGGTGGCACGACGACAGTTAAGGACACGAAAGCCTCCGCGACCCCAGCCCCAACGCGTTCGTCGCCTACGCCAGACTGGACGCCGGCCACGGCCTTGCCCACGGATGTCGTGGAAGTGCCGTACCCCACAGCCACCAACTGACCGAGCCCCGAGCAACGAGAGACGAGAGCCACCGCCCATGAGTGCCCAGCCGCCGCCTTCCTCCGGCGACCAGCCGTCCATACCCGATGACGTCTGGGAGCAGTTCGTCCGTGACAGTGAGGCCGACATCCGGACGTCAGCCCCCAAGGAGCCGTCGGCGCGGGCGCGGATGGTGACCGAGCGGTTGCGGCAGCAGGACGCCGAGGCGGCGGCCGCGCAAGGGAAGCGCGGTCGTAAGGGCAAGAAGGCCAAGGCCCAGGCGCCGGTGCCTGACGGGTGGCGGACGGGGCCGGCTTGGGAGGAGATGAACGGCAAGGCGGCCCGGCGGCGGCGCTGGCGCGGGCTGTTGGGCGTGGTCGTCGCGGTCGGGATCGTGGTGGTCGTGCTGAACCCGTCGGCTGCGCTGTCGTGGATACCTGGCAGCGTCGGTGGGAGCACGGATGGTGCGGGTGACGTAAGTACGCTGCCTCCCGAAACGGGGCGGCCCACGGCCGCGCCGACTGCTGAGGAGGGAGTCCCCACTCTCGCCCATCCGTTCGCCGGTTCTCCGGCGGAGAAGTGGGGCAGTGGGGAGGAAGCCATCGTGGTTCCGACGGCCAAGGCGCTCGGTACGTTCTCCAAGAGTGAGGTGGCGGGCGCGCTGGGGCACGCCAGAACCCTCCTCGTGGCGTCGAATCTCGATCCGGATGTGCTGCGCGGTGCGCGGCCGACTGTGGCGCTGGCGCTGCTCGACCCCAAGATGGGGAAAACCTTCACGTCGCTGCGGGACAGCTTCGCCCATCCGACGGAGGAGAACGATCCGACTTCGCTGTTCACCCGCTTCGACAAGTCCGAGGTGGACTTGGTCGGCGACACCGTGAAGTTGCGCGGGCGGATGACCTACAAGAAGTTGAAGGATGGGTCGGTCCGGGTCACTGCTGACTACACCTTTGTGTACCCGGTCGTCCGGGCCGGAGATGATTCCGAGGTGACACGCACGATCGTGCGCCGGTACCTCGAACTGGAGATGTCGGACCCGAAGGACTTCAACGTCACGCCAGGGAAGTTCTGGTTGGCGAACAACTGGGCGAACTTCGGCAACACCGAGTGCTTTACGGACGACGGTTTCCTGCACCCGCACTTTTCCTCTGGCGCGACGTCCAGCAAGGGGCCGGAGCCCAGCGGTTCAGCCGTCGACCCCTACGACAGGAGCGAAGCCATGGCCAAGCCGGACTCCGGGGCGTGCAACGTCAGCTCCCGGACGTGACGGACGAAGGTCGTCCACTCCGTGGCTGCGAAGGCGAGTACGGGTCCGTGGGGGACCTTCGAGTCGCGTACGTGCACGGCGGCGGGCGGCATGGCCACCTCCACGCAGTCGCCGCCGCCGCTGCCGCTGTAGCTGCTCTTGAACCACGCCAGGTGCTCGTGCTCGGTGCTCATAGTTCTCCCGCTGCCCGTTCGATGAGACGTGCCGACTCTTCGCCGTTGAGGGCTTCCGAGCGGAGCCTGCCATACCGGAGCCCGAACGCGCTGACCTTCTCCGGATCGCTGATCACGACGCCGACATCCTGGGATTCGATGTAGCCGACGTGGCGGTGTTCGGCGGTTTCGAGCAGCACCATTGGGCCGTTGAGGCCCGGGTGGTAACCGTAGGACGTCGGCATGATCTGGACCTCGACGTTTCGCAGGGTCCTGATTTGCAGGAGGGCCAGGAGTTGGGCCCTGAGCACGTCGGGGCCACCAACTGGGCAGTGGAGGGCGGGCTCGCCGAGGACAAATGACAGGTCGACAACCGGGGTGCGGGTCAGCAGTTTCTGACGTTCGAGGCGCGCCTCGACCCATTGCTCGATGGTCTCGTTGTCGGGTGGTGGGTAATGGCCGGTGAGCATGGCCCGCGCGTAGGCCTCGGTCTGCAATAGGCCCGGAATCACTTGTGGTTCGAACGCGAAGCGGCTCACCGCCTCCAGTTCGATCATCGCGAAGTCCTGGAAGAAGGCCGGGAACTTCGCCAGGTCCACGCCCTCCTGGAGCGCTCGGAGGGCGCCGCGGGCCGACAGTGCGCGCTCGGCGGCCTCCGTGAAGGCGGACTTGGCGGGGCGGCGGCCTTGCTCGATGGAGGCGACCTGTTCGTAGGAGTAGCCGACGGCGTCGGCCAGTTGTTGCTGGGTGAGGCCGGCTTCTTCGCGGAAGAGCTTGACCAGCTTGCCGTAGCCGGTCCAGATGGCGGGTCGGTCGTCGTCGGTGCGCTTGTTCGGTGAGCGGTTCATGGGCGTCACATCCCCCGGAGGTGTATTCGCCAGGTACGAACTCACACGTCAACGCCTGTGCGCCACAGCCGGTTACGGGACGCGGCCCGTACCGAACCGGGCGCGACCCGTACAACTCCTCACTCCGCCAGCCGCCGGTCCAGGGCGCGAACCGCCAAGCGGAAGGCGCGGGCCAGTCCCGGGCGGGCGAGGCGGAGGACGCCGCGCAAGAGAGGGGGGCCGTCGGCGGCGAAGGTCCATTGGAGGTGGGTGCCGCCGGTGGGGGTGGGGGAGAGGGTCCAGTCCTCCAGGAGGGCGCGGAGGGCGGGGGTGTTGGTGGCGTCGGCGCGGTAGGTGTAGCGGGTGGGGGAGTCGGAGGCGAGGACGGTTTCCTGGAAGCGGGTGCCGCCCTTCAGGCTGACATCGCGGCCGGTGTCGGTCGGGACGGCCGAGGTCACGGCGTCGAACCAGGCCGCCCAGCCTTCGGTGTCCTCGGCGAGGGCTTTGTGGACGGCCTCCGGGGGCGCGGCGAGGTCGGCGGCGAAGACGTGGCGGACGGGGGCGGAGTCGAGG is part of the Streptomyces sp. NBC_01262 genome and harbors:
- a CDS encoding SMI1/KNR4 family protein encodes the protein MMNAVDASERLIELVRSSDDIANYADGCDAETLAAAEQELGVAFPPSYRRLIEEFGTWDIAGEEFLGVYRTPAMGQRLLGSVTETLDARNRYGMPSSLIAVMFDGMGGLVVLDASERGRDGEHPVLVWHPGSMGDETMERLGEDFSSFALDLCQRAVTRWRDSS
- a CDS encoding DUF397 domain-containing protein; the encoded protein is MSTEHEHLAWFKSSYSGSGGGDCVEVAMPPAAVHVRDSKVPHGPVLAFAATEWTTFVRHVRELTLHAPESGLAMASLLS
- a CDS encoding helix-turn-helix domain-containing protein yields the protein MNRSPNKRTDDDRPAIWTGYGKLVKLFREEAGLTQQQLADAVGYSYEQVASIEQGRRPAKSAFTEAAERALSARGALRALQEGVDLAKFPAFFQDFAMIELEAVSRFAFEPQVIPGLLQTEAYARAMLTGHYPPPDNETIEQWVEARLERQKLLTRTPVVDLSFVLGEPALHCPVGGPDVLRAQLLALLQIRTLRNVEVQIMPTSYGYHPGLNGPMVLLETAEHRHVGYIESQDVGVVISDPEKVSAFGLRYGRLRSEALNGEESARLIERAAGEL
- a CDS encoding SRPBCC family protein — translated: MARRLRPTRPVTLDFLDSAPVRHVFAADLAAPPEAVHKALAEDTEGWAAWFDAVTSAVPTDTGRDVSLKGGTRFQETVLASDSPTRYTYRADATNTPALRALLEDWTLSPTPTGGTHLQWTFAADGPPLLRGVLRLARPGLARAFRLAVRALDRRLAE